One segment of Pseudodesulfovibrio sp. 5S69 DNA contains the following:
- the nifK gene encoding nitrogenase molybdenum-iron protein subunit beta gives MALLKHTPVEIKERKALTVNPAKTCQPIGAMYASLGIHGCLPHSHGSQGCCAYHRSALTRHYKEPISAATSSFTEGASVFGGHANLIQAIDNIFTVYDPEVIAVHTTCLSETIGDDLNQIFDKARKSGKVPEGKTCLGAPTPSYVGSHVTGFSNMVKAMAQLAEPSGKKTHKVNVIPGWVEPSDMGEIKRLCAMVGVDITLFPDTDGVLNAPLTGEYKMFPDGGVTIKELKKTGDALGTLALGEWCSADAARWLDAKCKVPCTVLDMPFGLAATDRFIDVLRTVAGVSVPDSVAFERGQLVDMISDMHQYFYGKRVAIWGDPDQLISMCEFLVSLDMQPVYVVTGTPGKKFEARIKEICADQPFEVKVKAKGDMFLMHQWIKNEPVDLLIGNTYGKYISRDEDIPLLRWGFPILDRQGHQYFPTVGYKGGLRLLEKILGLLLDRKDRDDPETTFELVL, from the coding sequence CCCAGGGCTGCTGCGCCTACCACCGCTCGGCCCTGACCAGGCACTACAAGGAGCCCATCTCCGCCGCGACCTCGTCCTTCACCGAAGGCGCCTCCGTGTTCGGCGGCCATGCCAACCTGATCCAGGCCATCGACAACATCTTCACGGTCTACGACCCCGAAGTGATCGCGGTGCACACCACCTGCCTGTCCGAGACCATCGGCGACGATCTGAACCAGATCTTCGACAAGGCCCGAAAGAGCGGCAAGGTTCCCGAGGGCAAGACCTGCCTCGGCGCGCCCACCCCGAGCTACGTCGGCTCCCACGTGACCGGCTTCTCGAACATGGTCAAGGCCATGGCCCAGTTGGCCGAGCCCTCCGGGAAGAAGACCCACAAGGTCAACGTCATCCCCGGCTGGGTCGAGCCCTCCGACATGGGCGAGATCAAGCGCCTGTGCGCCATGGTCGGCGTGGACATCACCCTGTTCCCGGACACCGACGGCGTGCTCAACGCCCCCCTGACCGGCGAATACAAGATGTTCCCCGACGGCGGCGTGACCATCAAGGAGCTCAAGAAGACCGGCGATGCTCTCGGCACCCTGGCGCTGGGCGAGTGGTGCTCGGCAGATGCCGCCCGCTGGCTCGACGCCAAGTGCAAGGTGCCGTGCACCGTGCTGGACATGCCCTTCGGCCTGGCCGCCACCGACCGCTTCATCGACGTGCTGCGCACCGTTGCCGGCGTCTCCGTCCCCGACTCCGTCGCCTTCGAGCGCGGCCAGCTCGTGGACATGATCTCCGACATGCACCAGTACTTCTACGGCAAGCGCGTGGCCATCTGGGGCGACCCGGACCAGCTTATCTCCATGTGCGAGTTCCTGGTCTCCCTCGACATGCAGCCCGTCTACGTCGTCACCGGCACCCCGGGCAAGAAGTTCGAGGCCCGCATCAAGGAGATCTGCGCCGACCAGCCCTTCGAGGTCAAGGTCAAGGCCAAGGGTGACATGTTCCTCATGCACCAGTGGATCAAGAACGAGCCGGTCGACCTGCTCATCGGCAACACCTACGGCAAGTACATCTCGCGCGACGAGGACATTCCGCTGCTGCGCTGGGGCTTCCCCATCCTGGACCGCCAGGGGCATCAGTACTTCCCGACAGTCGGCTACAAGGGTGGACTCAGGCTTCTTGAGAAGATTCTGGGCCTGCTGCTGGATCGTAAGGACCGCGACGATCCGGAGACGACCTTCGAGCTCGTCCTGTAG